The Sagittula sp. P11 genome window below encodes:
- a CDS encoding ABC transporter substrate-binding protein codes for MKYILSTTAALALAAPAFAADDVTLQLKWVTQAQFAGYYVALEQGFYEEADLNVTILPGGPDIAPTQVIAGGGADVIVEWMPAALAARENGLPLVNIAQPFKSSGMMLTCWGDVGIEEPADLANRTLGVWFFGNEYPFLSWMSSLGIKTDGKAEGSVEVLKQGFNVDPLLQRQADCISTMTYNEYWQVIDAGVSEDELITFKYQDQGVATMEDGLYVLEDDLSDEAFVDKMARFVDASMQGWKWAEENPEEAAMIVLDYDETGAQTEEHQIRMMGEVAKLTAGSNGALDEADYQRTVETLLAGGSDPVITKEPEGAWTHAVSDKALQ; via the coding sequence ATGAAATACATCCTTTCCACCACGGCAGCCCTCGCGCTCGCCGCGCCGGCCTTCGCCGCCGACGACGTCACGCTTCAACTGAAGTGGGTCACGCAGGCGCAGTTCGCCGGCTACTACGTGGCGCTCGAGCAGGGCTTCTACGAAGAGGCCGACCTGAACGTCACCATCCTGCCCGGCGGCCCCGACATCGCGCCGACCCAGGTGATCGCCGGCGGCGGCGCCGACGTCATCGTCGAGTGGATGCCCGCGGCGCTGGCCGCACGCGAGAACGGTCTGCCGCTGGTCAACATCGCACAGCCCTTCAAGTCGTCGGGCATGATGCTGACCTGCTGGGGCGACGTGGGCATCGAGGAACCCGCCGACCTCGCCAACCGCACGCTGGGCGTGTGGTTCTTCGGCAACGAGTACCCCTTCCTGTCGTGGATGTCCTCGCTCGGCATCAAGACCGACGGCAAGGCCGAAGGCTCCGTCGAGGTGCTGAAGCAGGGCTTCAACGTCGACCCGCTGCTGCAGCGCCAGGCCGACTGCATCTCAACCATGACCTACAACGAGTACTGGCAGGTCATCGACGCGGGTGTGTCCGAGGACGAACTGATCACCTTCAAGTACCAGGACCAGGGCGTCGCCACCATGGAGGACGGCCTCTACGTGCTCGAGGACGACCTCTCCGACGAGGCCTTCGTGGACAAGATGGCGCGCTTCGTCGATGCCTCGATGCAGGGCTGGAAATGGGCCGAGGAGAATCCCGAAGAGGCGGCGATGATCGTGCTCGACTACGACGAGACCGGCGCCCAGACCGAAGAGCACCAGATCCGCATGATGGGCGAGGTCGCCAAGCTGACGGCGGGCTCCAACGGCGCCCTGGACGAGGCCGACTACCAGCGCACGGTGGAGACCCTGTTGGCCGGCGGCTCCGACCCGGTCATCACCAAGGAGCCGGAAGGCGCCTGGACCCACGCGGTCAGCGACAAGGCCCTGCAGTAA
- a CDS encoding ABC transporter permease, whose product MTLILAALALWAAGFALNVALANGPARDTRAVQLAVPLIFGATLVAMWELIVRGAGVPTVILPPPSDIAGRFAENTGLLWRDFTQTILKGALSGYIIGNAAAFLTALLVDRSDYLRRGLLPLGNFMAALPIVGTAPILVMWFGFGWQSKAAVVVLMVYFPMLVNTVAGLSETTAMQRDLMKTYAATWGQTLWTLRLPAALPFIFNGLKITSTLALIGAIVAEFFGSPTLGLGFRISTSIGQLDLPMVWSAIVVAALAGTGFYGLIALIEKRMTFWHASTRGS is encoded by the coding sequence ATGACCCTCATCCTCGCCGCCCTCGCCCTCTGGGCCGCCGGTTTCGCGCTGAACGTGGCGCTGGCCAACGGTCCCGCCCGCGACACCCGCGCGGTACAGCTTGCCGTGCCGCTGATCTTCGGCGCCACGCTGGTCGCCATGTGGGAGCTGATCGTGCGCGGCGCGGGCGTGCCCACCGTGATCCTGCCGCCGCCCTCCGACATCGCCGGGCGCTTTGCCGAAAACACCGGCCTCCTGTGGCGCGACTTCACCCAGACGATCCTCAAGGGCGCGCTCTCCGGCTACATCATCGGCAATGCCGCGGCCTTCCTGACCGCGCTCCTCGTCGACCGTTCCGACTACCTGCGGCGCGGGCTCCTGCCGCTGGGCAACTTCATGGCGGCCCTGCCCATCGTCGGCACCGCGCCCATCCTCGTGATGTGGTTCGGCTTCGGCTGGCAGTCGAAGGCCGCGGTGGTGGTGCTCATGGTCTACTTCCCGATGCTGGTGAACACCGTCGCCGGCCTGTCCGAGACCACCGCCATGCAGCGCGACCTGATGAAGACCTATGCCGCGACCTGGGGCCAGACGCTCTGGACGCTGCGCCTGCCCGCCGCCCTGCCCTTCATCTTCAACGGGCTGAAGATCACCTCCACCCTCGCGCTGATCGGCGCCATCGTGGCAGAGTTCTTCGGCTCGCCCACCCTGGGCCTCGGCTTCCGCATCTCCACCTCGATCGGCCAGCTCGACCTGCCCATGGTCTGGTCGGCCATCGTGGTTGCCGCTTTGGCGGGCACCGGCTTCTACGGCCTGATCGCGCTGATCGAAAAGCGCATGACCTTCTGGCACGCCTCCACCCGAGGCAGCTAA
- a CDS encoding ABC transporter permease: MSRFIPPLLGVLLALMAIWYVAVVPMNVQETLTRAERAEIAVTPATAVERRDTGTWALVFGNLGALGESWSLDRPRLPAPHQVVAELYASTVAEELTGRRGLVRSGSLSNRGLLYHAVVTLNATFVGFLIGTGLGIVLAIGIVHSRVMDMSVMPWAIVSQTIPIVALAPMIIVVLYSVGIQGLLPKAVISAYLSFFPVVVGMVKGLRSPDAMQMDLMRTYSAPTRDVLMKLRLPASVPYLFASLKIAIAASLVGAIVGELPVQKGGLGARMLAGSYYGQTAQIWAALLMAAGLAAVLVWAIGAAERRTLTKMGMAQ, encoded by the coding sequence ATGAGCCGCTTCATCCCCCCGCTGCTCGGCGTCCTGCTGGCGCTCATGGCGATCTGGTACGTGGCCGTGGTGCCGATGAACGTGCAGGAAACCCTCACCCGGGCCGAGCGCGCGGAGATCGCCGTCACCCCCGCCACCGCCGTGGAACGCCGCGACACCGGCACATGGGCGCTGGTTTTCGGCAACCTCGGCGCCCTGGGTGAAAGCTGGTCGCTCGACCGGCCCCGCCTGCCCGCCCCGCACCAGGTGGTGGCGGAACTCTACGCCTCGACCGTGGCCGAGGAACTGACCGGGCGGCGCGGCCTCGTCCGCTCCGGTTCGCTGTCGAACCGCGGGCTGCTCTACCATGCCGTCGTGACGCTCAACGCCACCTTCGTGGGCTTCCTGATCGGCACCGGGCTGGGCATCGTGCTGGCCATCGGCATCGTGCACAGCCGCGTCATGGACATGAGCGTCATGCCCTGGGCCATCGTCAGCCAGACCATCCCCATCGTGGCACTGGCGCCGATGATCATCGTGGTGCTCTACTCAGTCGGCATCCAGGGGCTGCTGCCCAAGGCGGTGATCTCGGCCTACCTGTCGTTCTTCCCGGTGGTGGTCGGCATGGTGAAAGGCCTGCGCTCGCCGGACGCCATGCAGATGGACCTGATGCGCACCTACAGCGCACCCACCCGCGACGTGCTGATGAAACTGCGCCTGCCGGCATCGGTGCCCTACCTCTTCGCCTCGCTCAAGATCGCCATCGCGGCCAGCCTCGTCGGCGCCATCGTCGGCGAACTGCCGGTGCAGAAGGGCGGCCTCGGCGCGCGCATGCTGGCGGGCAGCTACTACGGCCAGACCGCCCAGATCTGGGCCGCCCTCCTCATGGCCGCGGGTCTCGCGGCGGTGCTGGTCTGGGCCATCGGCGCCGCGGAACGCCGCACGCTGACCAAAATGGGAATGGCGCAATGA
- a CDS encoding GNAT family N-acetyltransferase, with amino-acid sequence MIRLADNDDLPHCAEVVNGWIDGTPWLQRATPAEKIREMFEGILQHRIIWVIGEPVEAYLSLDPSNGHIGALNCRTPGCGHGSALLETAREGRDFLSVCPLMANVRAQTFWRRNGFATLGLEDETKPVPLRRLRMEWSRYGS; translated from the coding sequence ATGATCCGTCTGGCCGACAACGACGACCTGCCGCACTGCGCCGAGGTGGTGAACGGCTGGATCGACGGCACGCCGTGGCTGCAACGCGCCACCCCGGCAGAGAAGATCCGCGAGATGTTCGAAGGCATCCTGCAGCACCGCATCATCTGGGTGATCGGCGAACCGGTGGAGGCCTACCTCTCGCTCGATCCCTCCAACGGCCACATCGGCGCGCTGAACTGCCGGACGCCGGGCTGCGGCCACGGCTCCGCCCTGCTCGAAACCGCCCGCGAGGGCCGCGACTTCCTCAGCGTCTGCCCGCTGATGGCCAACGTCCGCGCCCAGACCTTCTGGCGGCGCAACGGTTTTGCGACGCTCGGTCTGGAAGACGAAACAAAGCCGGTGCCGCTGCGCCGGCTCCGCATGGAATGGTCGAGGTATGGATCATGA
- a CDS encoding GNAT family N-acetyltransferase — protein MIPIRAATPDDMPACARIVHDWETGTGYIQGTPDVDTLTGYLAEAFPVRDMHVAGDPVEGYLSIDPTSNRIGAIYLARPGQGTGKRLMDLAKEGRDTLWLTVYAPNTRAQAFYRREGFTETARLDADRDGAPPMLRMDWTRSEVAK, from the coding sequence ATGATCCCCATCCGTGCCGCCACCCCCGACGACATGCCCGCCTGCGCGCGGATCGTGCACGACTGGGAAACAGGCACGGGCTACATCCAGGGCACCCCGGACGTGGACACCCTGACCGGCTACCTGGCAGAGGCCTTCCCGGTCCGCGACATGCACGTCGCGGGCGACCCGGTCGAGGGCTACCTGTCCATCGACCCCACCAGCAACAGGATCGGCGCGATCTACCTGGCCCGTCCCGGCCAGGGCACCGGCAAGCGGCTGATGGACCTCGCCAAGGAAGGGCGCGACACGCTCTGGCTGACGGTCTACGCGCCCAACACCCGCGCACAGGCCTTCTACCGCCGCGAAGGCTTCACCGAGACCGCGCGCCTCGACGCCGACCGCGACGGCGCCCCCCCGATGCTGCGCATGGACTGGACCCGCTCCGAGGTCGCGAAATGA